In the genome of Oncorhynchus clarkii lewisi isolate Uvic-CL-2024 chromosome 4, UVic_Ocla_1.0, whole genome shotgun sequence, one region contains:
- the LOC139407581 gene encoding 5-hydroxyisourate hydrolase b, protein MSSTLPNSPLTTYVLNTGDGVPGARMALSLHRLDSLLVIWNLVTVGTTDEDGRCPGLITTKAFTPGMYKMRFETGQYWESLGQNSFYPYVEIVFTITNPNERFHLPLLLSRFSYSTYRGS, encoded by the exons ATGTCTTCCACACTTCCAAACAGCCCCCTGACCACCTATGTGTTGAACACAGGTGACGGAGTCCCAGGGGCAAGAATGGCCCTCAGTCTGCACCGACTGGACTCACTCCTAGTCATCTGGAACCTAGTGACTGTGGG AACCACCGACGAAGATGGTCGCTGTCCTGGACTCATCACTACAAAAGCGTTCACGCCTGGGATGTATAAGATGCGTTTTGAGACTGGACAATATTGGGAGAGTTTGGGTCAGAACTCCTTCTACCCATATGTTGAG ATTGTCTTCACTATAACAAACCCCAACGAGAGATTCCACTTGCCCCTGCTCCTGAGCCGCTTCTCCTATAGCACGTACAGGGGAAGTTAG